A single window of Methanothermobacter marburgensis str. Marburg DNA harbors:
- the mcrG gene encoding coenzyme-B sulfoethylthiotransferase subunit gamma yields the protein MAQYYPGTTKVAQNRRNFCNPEYELEKLREISDEDVVKILGHRAPGEEYPSVHPPLEEMDEPEDAIREMVEPIDGAKAGDRVRYIQFTDSMYFAPAQPYVRSRAYLCRYRGADAGTLSGRQIIETRERDLEKISKELLETEFFDPARSGVRGKSVHGHSLRLDEDGMMFDMLRRQIYNKDTGRVEMVKNQIGDELDEPVDLGEPLDEETLMEKTTIYRVDGEAYRDDVEAVEIMQRIHVLRSQGGFNLE from the coding sequence ATGGCACAATACTATCCCGGAACAACTAAGGTTGCTCAGAACAGAAGGAATTTCTGTAACCCTGAATACGAACTTGAAAAACTGAGAGAAATCTCAGATGAAGATGTAGTAAAGATTCTGGGTCACAGGGCCCCAGGGGAAGAATACCCAAGTGTTCACCCACCACTTGAAGAGATGGATGAACCAGAGGACGCAATAAGAGAAATGGTCGAACCAATAGACGGTGCAAAGGCCGGTGACAGGGTCAGATACATACAGTTCACAGACTCAATGTACTTCGCCCCAGCCCAGCCATATGTGAGGTCAAGGGCATACCTCTGCAGGTACAGGGGTGCAGACGCAGGTACACTCTCAGGACGTCAGATCATAGAGACCAGGGAGAGGGACCTTGAAAAGATATCCAAGGAACTCCTTGAAACAGAGTTCTTTGACCCTGCAAGGTCAGGTGTCAGGGGTAAATCTGTCCACGGACACTCACTGCGTCTCGATGAAGACGGTATGATGTTCGACATGCTCAGAAGGCAGATCTACAACAAGGACACAGGCAGAGTCGAAATGGTCAAGAACCAGATCGGTGACGAACTCGACGAACCCGTGGATCTTGGTGAACCACTGGATGAAGAAACCCTGATGGAAAAAACAACCATCTACCGCGTGGATGGTGAAGCCTACCGTGATGATGTAGAAGCCGTGGAGATCATGCAGAGAATCCACGTTTTAAGATCACAAGGAGGGTTCAACCTAGAATAA
- the mcrD gene encoding methyl-coenzyme M reductase operon protein D, whose translation MDVQIFPHRLLGADTTEKLLNRLEDIHGVKRMVIHGQRLPPEDHPDRRIINVKGQEFELQVKTGRVLLEVEDEETITDIKRVCEDLLPFGYDVTPGKYIRTEKTVTDEIKYGESLDEIPDELIGLTDQNARLSERATIIKRKKEH comes from the coding sequence ATGGACGTTCAGATATTTCCTCACAGGCTGCTAGGGGCCGACACCACAGAGAAACTCCTTAACCGCCTTGAGGACATCCACGGCGTTAAGCGAATGGTGATCCACGGACAGAGACTACCACCAGAGGACCACCCTGACAGGCGCATAATCAACGTTAAAGGCCAGGAATTTGAACTTCAGGTTAAAACTGGCCGTGTGCTGCTTGAAGTGGAGGACGAGGAGACAATAACCGATATCAAGAGGGTTTGCGAGGATCTCCTGCCCTTTGGATATGATGTTACTCCCGGCAAGTACATAAGAACAGAGAAAACCGTCACAGACGAGATAAAGTACGGCGAGAGCCTTGATGAGATTCCTGATGAACTCATCGGTCTCACGGATCAGAACGCCAGGCTCAGTGAAAGGGCCACAATAATAAAAAGGAAGAAGGAGCATTAG
- the mcrC gene encoding methyl-coenzyme M reductase I operon protein C, giving the protein MIGKCTHVVDCRETMGMGEGGGIAQRGTFAQCGSEVLAVAMSPGRRHITKPVCEITFALREANIMTSTLVLNAGAGVPQDAPSAGAGSLFGLTPAEVEQMKRHRLLVVHLGGVKNHITYKARLILRNVDRPCIVICEYPVDFEDFAKIGVKTRVVMPDEPKTKGTIVDIVSGVIRGETCPQEKLDEIIRKVKLALGGA; this is encoded by the coding sequence ATGATCGGAAAGTGCACTCACGTGGTTGACTGTAGAGAGACAATGGGTATGGGTGAAGGCGGAGGAATAGCCCAGAGGGGTACCTTTGCCCAGTGCGGAAGTGAAGTTCTGGCAGTGGCAATGTCACCTGGCAGGCGCCACATAACCAAGCCTGTCTGCGAGATAACATTTGCCCTGAGGGAAGCAAACATAATGACCAGTACCCTGGTACTCAACGCAGGCGCAGGGGTTCCACAGGACGCTCCAAGTGCCGGTGCAGGGAGCCTCTTTGGATTAACACCTGCTGAAGTCGAGCAGATGAAGCGGCACAGACTCCTTGTGGTGCACCTTGGCGGAGTAAAGAACCACATCACCTACAAGGCACGCCTCATACTCAGAAATGTTGACCGCCCATGCATAGTCATATGCGAATACCCGGTTGACTTTGAGGACTTTGCGAAGATAGGTGTCAAAACCAGGGTCGTAATGCCGGATGAACCAAAAACCAAGGGAACAATCGTTGACATCGTGAGTGGAGTTATTAGAGGAGAAACCTGTCCCCAGGAAAAACTGGATGAGATTATAAGAAAGGTTAAGTTAGCTTTAGGAGGTGCATGA